The nucleotide window AACAGTCCAGACTCATCCATTTTCCTCACCTCATTTACATAGCTCTCCATGAAGGACCCGCGGAACATGGCCgccatccaatcacagctgGAGATCAACAGGGGCTTGTGGGCAGGGAGGTAGCCATCATCCAAACGGAACACCACATCTAAAACAAccgggggggaggaggggggggtaaAAGTCACACATCTCGGCGTGTGTCACAGAGTCGCAGCTACAgaggagaagacagacagaaagacagacagacacagacagacaggcagacaaataaatcaacagacagacaggtaaatTATCCGTAAATCAGATACAATAAAAGATAGAAGTAGAGGGACACAGTCGACCacaaggagacagaaagaagggaAGAGGAGCATTTcttgcacatatatatataagaaacTACAATTTCAAACATATGTAACGATGGTCAGACTGTCAAAGGACTGAGGGACAACCATGTGCTTTAACTCTATTACACATAGAACATACAGTGGTGGGGTGCCAACATTCAGAAATGTTCAGATTTTCCAGTCATTCTTCAGCTGAGCTGTCCTATGTACTGCATTGTGAAAAGCACGTAAATGTACAACTAAAATTCTAATGTCACTGCAAACAAGTAGAATTTATGGACAACCAAGAGGAGAACACTGACCACACAGGCCTTGTCTTAAGCAGGCAAGcaatgcaaattaaataaagaaatgtgaaTTTCACATAAATGCCACATAAAACCAAGAAGGAGCAGACAGACTTCAATCTAAGTAATGAATGAGAGTCTGACCATCGCAGATCACTCTGCTCTCAAATTAAACTAAAGCCAAAAAGACTTTGCTGCAACTATGGTGACGCTATGCTTTAGGGCAATGTGTGAAACACAAAATTCAACAGAGacaaagcagaaacaaaagcacagtcATGGACAAAGATAGTGTGACAGACATCAGGAAACACACGTTCaacaatacagacacaaaccTGTAAACCTTTAGTCATAAAAAGTTAATTGGTTACTAGGAACATGGGTATTTACCAAAGCACATGCACAGTGACTATTGTCATATAGTTAAAAATCAAAGAACAACGTATAAACAtgagttaaaaaacaaaacattttgtacaaaaagATAAAGGTATAGGAAGCCCCAAGCATACCAACAGCCATGTGGTATGGAGACATACACCACCAAGACAAAGAGCTGAAACTTCAGTTCCTGGAGCCACACCTGTATCTTTGTAAAAGCTTTATTCTTAATGACTTTAATGAGTCTGATCATTTAGCGTTTGAATTTTTCAGAATTCTGCAAATGACACTTGACACATGAAGGTTGCAATTCTCAGGTATACTCCAGATGCATTTTACTGCAGCGTTTTGGAAAACGCACAGGTGTAAATGGAGACAGCTAATTAAATAAGGGGAACCATTAAGCTAGGGGAAACGGGCGGATCAAAAACCACCAAGTGCATGGTCCTCCAGGAATCGAGCCGGACACCATTGACCCAGATACCAGACTGCCTCAAGGTAGAGTTACGGACACACCATGACAAGCAAAGAACCAAAATGTTTGGGTTCACTACAAGGGACAGGAACAACAACATCTTGGGTTCACAAAGAGGAACACCAAGGTGGAGAACCAAAGTCCTGGAAACATATGATGAAGGGAGTGGTCACATGCTGTGTATATGAGATAGGAATTGGAGAGGGGGTGGAAGGGGTGGGTTTGAGCTATACCAGCGAAGGTGCCCTTGCTTAGGCACTCCTTGATGCGGTTCGCCCGCCGCACGTGGAAGGCCTTGGTGATCTCCTGGTTCATGAAGCTCTCACGGTTCAGCACGTTGGCCACCATCATGCGCAGGTCAaacacctccagcagctccgCGATGGTGGCCACCTGCATCAGGTCCCCCCTGCCCTCGTCCAGGTGCCCTGTGTACAGGTACTGGAGCACCGCCTGGTGGTGTGGGGGAGACACTGCACTCAGCGCAGGTAGATGGTTTAAAATacatcatggaaaaaaagagttcaGATAAActacaaggttttttttttttaaaacattatttcaaatgcagGTGAAGTCTATGGTGAATAATACAGCAGCATCATGCTTCTTCTAAGAACATGTTTTCAGCATTTGCTTGCTCACCTGGAAGGGTCTTTTCTGAATCAGACTGTCCATAGACACCACTGTCATGAGTCTGGGTCGCCCTGTCACAGGGTCCTCCACGTGCTCAAGACACACGCTAAGGAAGCCACGCCCCCAGCCCAAGAGGGTGCGGCTGGCCCCCAAggacccccccacacactgGCTCCGAACCGGGAGGGCGTTATCGCTCTGTGAAGTCCTCAGAGAGCCCTGCTGGGGCAGGAGGGACTGCTTGGGCCCTTGGGAGCCACCCTCCAGGTCCTTGTCAATGTCCAGGCTCTTGGTGCGGCCTGCCTGCTCCTTCGCCCCCCTTCGGctctgttcctcctcctcctcctcgcacCCCTCTCCAGCCGCCGCCCCCTCCCAGTCGCCCCCCGCGCCCTCCAAGTCCAAGGTGAAGAGGTCGTAGAACTTGGAGCAGGAGGTAGCCAGGTAAACCTTGTGGGCAAAGACACGGGTAGTGCCGccctgcaggaggaagaggatgtcGGCGCACAGGGGCTGGCAGAAGAGGGAGTCGGGCCCCTCACCGTCGACGGCGGGGGGGTCGGGGATGCCCACCACGGGCCGTGGGGGCCGCGGGGGCAGGAAGGGGGCCTGGAGGAGGGGCCGCTGGACCTTCTTCAGGTGAGACTTCCAGAACTGCAGGTGGCGGCGGGAGATGAGGGCCGCGCGGATGGCGTTGTCAAAGACGTCCTTCACTCCGAACTGTGCCACGATGCTAGTCTCGTAGTACGGCACGCCCAGCTCCTTGGCCACCTCGTGGCCCCGCTCGGGATGGAGGATGTCTGAGGGCTTGATAGGCCTGGGGGGCAGAGATTTGGGAAGGTTTGGGAAGAGGGTCAATGggtgtggaaaaaaagctgGCACTCAAAAATGCCTTCCAATCCAACTGGTGATTCCTGTCTATGGGTTAAAAAATTACAGTCACATTCCAGTGCAGTTCCAATGCTGTCTTCCAAACTGTGTTACATTGCGATAATCACTGCTATCATAAATcgactttcaaaaacaaaaaagttttggACGTGTAATGAGTAATTTttaggtctgtgtgtgtgtgtgtgtgtgtgtgtgtgtgcgcgtggtcCTCTAGTCTCCCAGCCTGGAGGACTTCCTGTGACACCCTTGGTTGAGTCTGTTGGTGTGGTCATGTTTGGCGTGGCGTACTTGGCCAGCGGGCGTCGTGCGCGGTTGACGGCATCCAGGTCGGCGTAGCGCAGGTCCAGCTGGCAGCCCACCAGGATGATGGGCGTGCGGGGGCAGAAGTGCTTGATCTCCGGGAACCACATGGTGCGGACGTGCCGCAGGGAGTTGGGGTTGGCCAATGAGAAGCACAGCACCACCACATCAGACCTGCCAATGACAGAGTGTCAgaaagcaggcaggaggggagagcGGTGCACCATGGGAGGATATGGTGCTCTGTGTTTGGCAGGAAGCTGCATAAAGCTAGGTAATTCCTGAAATATCTCGGAGaccaaatataaaaaaagagaaacatagATTACAGGCGTTAGATAAAAGCCCTTCTCTACTCTCTGGAAGAGGAAACGAGCATGATTCACAGAAAAGGTGTGCTTTGAGAGGAAAGCATCACCAGTTGCTCATAAAAAAACACCGCTGTGGCTTTTCTTAGTACACAATTAATGAGATGATTATGAGAGCAGTCTGCATGCCTGAGGCCATTACTGGACTAGATATCATATCAGACTCGCGCTGTGTATCAGCTGTGAGGCCACTACAGGATATAAGCTAATGAGAAGCAGACAGCATTACAGAATGAGGTACTACtacatgtgaaaaacacacacacacacaaacggggAAATTCTGAAAAGAGCTAtaaacactgcacagcactgataTACTTGTCTATACggctcacatacacactactCATAAAATATGTATGAGTTTGATGTGACTGATCtgattacataaaaatattcttCATTTACAAACTGTCAAACatgtttcaaaaatgcaaacatactTTGACATTATCAAATGCTCATTACCATGGACAAAACAATGCAtgtcaatatttcattgatgtaatgtatgtatgtgaacaCCCGCTCATCCCTGGAAAAGTGTGTCAGAGATCACTTCCTGCCTCACAGTTCATCACATTGCCTTTTAATCATTACCCACCTGTTGTtacaataataaatactatCCTATTACACTGTTCTGTAAAACCAAATGGCAAAGGTCAGTTTAACACTAACAGTTTAACACttctgccttttttgtttgaagGGATGTGGTCTGTGGCTGGGATCAAATATGACTTCCACTTTGAAGAAAATTAAGGGCCCTCTTGCACCTCTGTGTCACTATGATTCTTATGATATTATTATTCTATAATAGTGAGTACTTTCCTCAAAATCACtaggaaatgcacacagactCGCAGAGGCTGTAAATGTACCTAATACTGTCACCAACATTAGCAGAAGATTTGCTGGCAGATTTGTAATAGAGAGAGTAATGCTGACTGGTAAGAGGAGCCACAGAGTTGCTGCTGCATGTGCAGAGTGCAGATTTAAGACCCGGGACCAGTTGGCTGTACCTCACTGTGTAATCCCATCATGAGTCATATACACTGAGCCATAAATGGGGATGCATGCATGTGACCTCCAAACGCTAAACTACATCCCACTGCTGGACAGCTGGTAATACCTTAGGTGCCAATAACACAGTCAATCAGCAGAGGGGACAGAGGCTCCAGGATGGCCCGGTGGTTGGCGGTTCAAATCTAACAGCGGCCGAGGGCTACCGTGCAGCACTGCTCCATCGGCTGGAACACCAACCCGCCAGGATATTCCACCGCGACGCTGATGTGATGTGGCAGCTGGCGCTCTGAGCAGCGCCCCTACATGGAGACTGTAACGCCGCTCTCAGGAGGGATCAGGGCTCAACATGCCACGCCGTGCTTCCATGACAACAGTGCGGTAAGGGTCGTGGTGAAGCTGCGCTCAGGCGTGTCTGTGCTGCGTCGCTGCATCGCTGGGCTCGTGGCACGCCGCTCCCTGTCTCGAATTACAGAGCTCAGCGCTATCACGGCCCCCGCGGGCCTGGCAGCCAGGAGAGGGCGTGTGGGGTCACACCACGCCGCTGTGACTCCAGGGCTAAAGGGAGCAGCCCTGTGAGGTCACCACACCGCTGTGACTCAGGGACCAAAGGGAGCTGCACTGTGAGGTCACCAAACTGCTCTGACTCGGGGACGGAAGGGAGCAGTGCTGTGAGGTCATGCCACTATGTTACTGTGTGCTTACTCAGCACTATCTGACAGAGAGTTACGCCATTCCTTAGTGCTCTTCCATCGGCCTGCAGCAGGGATGAGAGACTGTGAGCACCATCTCCAGGGCCAGCAGGAGGATTATGCTGTGGGTTTCTTCAGGGGATCTATAAAGTTTTTTTTGACTGGGGAACTGTAGGGAATCCAAGTGCTATGCCAGCTGAATATGTACTCCTGAAGCAACATGGGAAGATTTTTGTCCTGCACATCGAAGTGATTCTCATCAATGGCCTCAAGCCACCTTCTGCAGAGTTAATCTACCTAAAACTCCACATTGTTTCAGTAACACACCCCTTCCCTGCCTCCTGGCTTCTAAGAAGCATTtgccttcttcctctctctctctttctctctctctcgctctctctccccctcatgCTGGTATCACATGATGTCCTGGCAGTGCAGGCAGGCAATGGGGTTTCAGCATCACTAAAAGCTCTCCTCAGCTGATGATGTTCTGTGCAGAAAAGGCTAGAGGAAAACATCCTGGGCTGTCTTGAGTCCAACTCTCTGACCATTGCCAGATCAATCCAAATTCGTTTAGGCCCAGCCAGACAGCTGCGCACTAGCTTTACTCTGAGTTCATTCTGAACTTGAGCCAGCACAGCTGTGGCCATGTGTGTGACAACTGCATGCCCAGCAGGCAAAGCAGGTACGCATTCTGTGACCATCTCCGtcaggtggaaaaaaagagtcaCCCAAGACAGTCCAGGTAGACGTTTGTGAATATTAACAGTAGCACCAGCAAGTCATGTCACCAATTACCAATAACAGTTAACGTGAGCTCATTCACCCACACAGCAAATAAAGTGAACAAAGGCTGCGTTTATACTGTGAGCtacagacagcagctgctgtgATACTGCTGTCCATACGCTCATTGCTGTCTTGAGGAGCAGGCTGATGGGCTCTCTCTGTTTGGTCAGTCTTGCAGTTTCTCCCTGTGCCCGTGACTACAGCATGGATGAGAGGGACCGGTCTCCGCTCCACCTGACCCAAACGAACAGGGTCCgctctctctgacccctccaGCTGATCCTGCCCTCAGGAGCCGCGGCTGGGAATGATGACCCCGCGCTTTGCTTTCAGCCCCAGCTGTGCCCCGCTGCTGACGGCATGCCTTTCCGCCGGCCTTCGTTACATCACCGGCTCATTACACAGCAAAGGGGATTAGCACGCTAACAAAGTCCCGGCTGCACATCTAATCTGCAGAGCTGAGCCAGGTCTGCCGGCCAGACCAGCCCCGAGCGTGCTGCGCTGCACTGGCCCAGCTGCGAGACGGTGCGAGAGGGCCCTTAATCCACAGAGCAgagagtactgtgtgtgtgtgtgtgtgtgtgtgtgtgtgtgtgtgtgtgtgtgtgtagtgtgccGATGATGCTCACCGGCCGTAGGCGAATCGGCGGTCTTTGTGATGGTCCCCGAAGGTGTCCCACAGGCGCAGGGAGACGCTGACCTCGTCCACCACATCTCGTGACCTCTCCAGGACCTGAGGGGGGACACAGGGAGGGCCTATTAGAGACTTTTGCGGTCTGATGTGGTCTGACGAGGTCTGACGCGGTCTGGCACGGTCTGATGCGGATCCGCCGCTCACCTCCTGGCACACGCGGTACTGGTCGATGGCCCAAACGGTGGGCACGTGGGTGGCCAGCAGCTGGTACTGGGTGAGGGTGGCGTTGCAGGCGCGGGCGCAGATCAGCCGTGTCTTGCCCGCTGCGTTGTCCCCCACCACCACGCACTTTATAGTCTCAACGTTCGGCCGCTCATAGTCTGTGTCTATATCCATGGAGAGAGCCCTggacaggagagaaagacaaggagagagggagagagagagagaaagagtgagagagatgagtggacaacacagcacattatataacacacacacacacacacacacacactcttacaagGCCTCAGATGACCTGAGCTGGAACCACAGACATGCTAGCAGGTTCCTCGGACACCTAGCTGCTGCAAAGTGGCACAGAGGCACACTGATGGTCCTCTCTCAGCCCTCGCTGATCCAACACTGCCACTCTGCTCTGTTTTTGGGGGGACTCCCAAGGGCGGGTGCCAGTCACGGGGCACAGCCCTCGTTCCAAAATTTGGGCCCTCCTGGTTCACGTGACGCGCTGGCTTGAGCCACAGCGAACGGACCGCAGCGCCAGGGCTCGGGGGCGGGGGACGGAGCCGCTATTTCTGTCTGAGAGGCGTGGGAGCCGCCACATTAATTTGGTCCCCGGTCCCCGTTCTCACTGGGCGGCCGAATGATGCACTGGTGCTAATAATAATTCCACAGTGCCCTGGCCTCTTAATGAGAGCCCGCTTTGATCCTGGCAGTTTGTTTTGGATGATTGTGTATTATttccatctgaaaacacagacgTGTAAAAGCCCCAGGCTTTTCAACGCTGCCAAACTACAGCAAACCTGTAAACAAGAACCTAGCACAGCGGCATGAATGAGCCTTTGAGGGAGGCATTGTGCTGTCCCGTGTTACGACAGAAATCAATCTTTCCCCGACAAAAGCACAGGTAAGAAATGAGAGAGTGTCTACTGGGAGGAAGGCACTCAATGGCAATAGACTCTTAGCTGGAAACCACAATGGCCCGGTGCGTCCCTGCCACCCGGCCAATCAACAGTCCTTCTGAATGCACCAAACAAGGATCTGAAGGGACAGAAGATGTGAGGGGTTTCTTTGCAAGGCTTTGATCTAAGTAAAAGGTACACAACAAGCCACACTTCAAATTAATCATCCGCTGTTTGACAGGtacccctcaaaaaaaaaaaaaaaaacactccaaagCGTTTGAACTGCTTCCaaaagattgtttttttctgcttgtttccCGTCTTCCTCTGAGATAGTTGCTTCACTCTTCTGTTCAATGCTGTGGCATGTTCTTGTGTCATGGCAGGAATGCAGAGACGAGCGTCCTCACACggtacagaaaaaaagcacactgcagACGCGTTTCCGTGGAGATGATGGAATCGACATTTGCAGACTCCAAGAGAACGCATCGGCACACGAGCGCAGTCCTGTCACGTCACGGTAAACCGTGCGAATCGAGTTCTCACCGAGCGCCCTTCTGACGTAAAGAGCACAAACACTCTGTCACTGGGGAGACGGACCAACCCGTTcgaaaaaaacagacaacctCTGATACACAAGTCCATTCCATACAAATCCATCTCATTGTGACAGAATTCTCCATGTTTATTTCACACGGTCAGCCACAGCACTAACCAATCTCCCCTACATACAGAAGCAAAGCCCTACCGTGAGTGCCTGTCCCGTTCAGCGCGCCTGAAATAAAAGCTGTACCTTGATGTTTTTCTCCCCGAGAGCACTTTAAATAAGGTGAGGGGAGGTCCCTGAGTCATTTGTACCTTTCTGCTATCAGTAAAGCAGGTGGGGTCTCCTTTTATCAGCAAAGAACTGCACGTCTGCAGTGCTGGGAGAAAACACAGGCTAGACTGCACTGTTGTTTTCACAACAGTCACCTTGAAGAAAAATTTTGTGAGAGCGGTTATAACATGCGCTGTAAAAAAGGGAGATCGATATGCAAGAACACTTTCTAGCAATCCTGGCATTCATAACCGACACTTCTTAGGTCATGACACAGCATTACAGGTTCTGAAACCACGGTGTGGTAAGACTATGGAGGTCAGACAAATATGGTTCACTTCTTATCTTTTAGTCTTCAGTTGAAAATATTATGAAAGCTTAAGTGTCACGATGcctgtgcttttttaatatgTAGCAACCAGCTGACAAAGTACATCATGAACTGCTTTTCTTGCTTGTAAAGGACCACTGTATCTGTGAGACATTTCTGAAGGGTCAGCAACACAAAGCAACTGGTGAGCTTGTGGAATTTCTTACGGTACCTGTCACAGCttgaaaacacaggaaagggCCACGCAGTGAAGCTTCCCTCAGACAGTATTAACGAGACCACAGGAACACGAGGGATCGATTCACTTCTGAAGGGATCAGAAAAGGGAAAGGAGCGAGCACCGCAGCAATGCACAATGGGTAATGTGTTCTCCCACTAACCCAGTGGGTCACTCTAGCCCAGAGCCATCTGCTGGTCTACCACCACTCTGATTCTCTGCGGAGATGCAGAACaaggcagagacagcaggagatTCCTTGGgactctccctccctttctcccaggGTTATATAACTAGTCCAGCCAGCGGCCGCTGAGGCCCCACCCGGGTGCGCTACCCAGCCGGGACCCCTCTCCCGCTCGGGGCAGGAGCATGCCCTGACCCCGCCACGCATCTGCCCATCTGCGTCCCCCCGAGGACGCTCCCTGACCCCTGCCTGCTCAGTGACAATGCCAGCATGACGAAACGGCGTGCGCGCACATCCTCggtatgtgcctgtgtgtgcgtggtggAGAGGCTGTCTATACTAGCTGCCACACACGTAGCAAGCGCAGACTGGTTATATAACCCAGTCTCCAGCCTGCCAGTAAACAGGTTCAGGGGATGAGCAGTGGAGAATCAGAATGCAGAGAGCATACTCCAGCAGACAGTCACAGCACTGCCGTTGAACAGGTTACAGCAATTACACAGGGGCGGAGGGGTTGGGTCAGTCACCTGACCACAGAGGCAGCCCTCTACTCTTGTCTGACTGGCCAAGACTTATTTCCGTGTGCAAATGCCTGCTCAGAAAGGTGTGTTGCTTTGGACCAACATCTGCACCTGGCACACTAAGGGTTAATTTTGGGGCCGTGACGGAGGAAGCCCACATCTGAGGGGCCCTGATCGCTGCATTCCTATTGGAGGCTGCGAGTGAGCCGAACCGGAGCAAAACAGGCAGGAacggaggagagggaggagagggagagctccGGAGTGACTCACTCCTGCCGGGGAGTCTCCAGACGGGGAGATCCTCGGCCGCGCTTCCTCACGTAGACACGGTCTGGAGACACTTCAATGCTCTTCGCATGGCGGGAAGAGCTGGAGGTGTTGTCATGATTACTAAACAGCCCCCCTGCCCTGAGCGTTCCTGTCTGCTGGAATGCCAACCTCAGCCCGGATCTtcagcagacacagagcccggcacactgcagctctctgcAGGCAACCTCCGATGACCACCCGGCCCAAGCTCACCTGACATAACCTGCTTACTACAGCTGAGATCTTTGCATTCTGCGTCCGTGCCAGACTTGACCAAGATAAGTGAATTCAGGTTTCAGTGACTCCAAGGAAGAATCATCAACGGGCTCATGGCAGCATTCTGCCCTGGATGCAGTTGCCTCCCAGCATGGAGCATAAAGCTTCCTTCCTGGAAGACCACACATGTTCGCTTTTACTCTGAACTGCTGCATAATTCCAGGCATTGATTCACTCTGGTATACACCACACTGTGCTTGACACCAGAGAGTTGTTTTACTGCCCTGCACTTGGGGAAGCGCATCCAGGAAAAGGTAACCTATAGGGATAATTTATTAATTGGGCCAACAGTGGTCGGTGAACTGGAAACCAGCATCAACACGGTCTTCCAGGAACTGAGTGTCACACCCTTGCTCTAACGTACCAGGTGTGTCTCAGTGGGGACGAGGGTGAGAAGGGGCACGGGGCCCCC belongs to Megalops cyprinoides isolate fMegCyp1 chromosome 5, fMegCyp1.pri, whole genome shotgun sequence and includes:
- the LOC118777880 gene encoding rho-related BTB domain-containing protein 2-like isoform X2, producing MDIDTDYERPNVETIKCVVVGDNAAGKTRLICARACNATLTQYQLLATHVPTVWAIDQYRVCQEVLERSRDVVDEVSVSLRLWDTFGDHHKDRRFAYGRSDVVVLCFSLANPNSLRHVRTMWFPEIKHFCPRTPIILVGCQLDLRYADLDAVNRARRPLAKPIKPSDILHPERGHEVAKELGVPYYETSIVAQFGVKDVFDNAIRAALISRRHLQFWKSHLKKVQRPLLQAPFLPPRPPRPVVGIPDPPAVDGEGPDSLFCQPLCADILFLLQGGTTRVFAHKVYLATSCSKFYDLFTLDLEGAGGDWEGAAAGEGCEEEEEEQSRRGAKEQAGRTKSLDIDKDLEGGSQGPKQSLLPQQGSLRTSQSDNALPVRSQCVGGSLGASRTLLGWGRGFLSVCLEHVEDPVTGRPRLMTVVSMDSLIQKRPFQAVLQYLYTGHLDEGRGDLMQVATIAELLEVFDLRMMVANVLNRESFMNQEITKAFHVRRANRIKECLSKGTFADVVFRLDDGYLPAHKPLLISSCDWMAAMFRGSFMESYVNEVSILNTSSACMRAVLEYLYCGSLTPSPDLQPMELIVLANRLCLPRLVALTEQHAVEELLQLAGNSVDIDGQVLTYLEMAQFHNAKQLSAWCLHHICTNYNSICRKFPKDMKAMSPDNQKHFEKHRWPPVWFLKEEDRYLRSQKEREREEELLRKQHTKRGWCFWRHSSSSAPHVS
- the LOC118777880 gene encoding rho-related BTB domain-containing protein 1-like isoform X1, yielding MWVNSRTVGRALSMDIDTDYERPNVETIKCVVVGDNAAGKTRLICARACNATLTQYQLLATHVPTVWAIDQYRVCQEVLERSRDVVDEVSVSLRLWDTFGDHHKDRRFAYGRSDVVVLCFSLANPNSLRHVRTMWFPEIKHFCPRTPIILVGCQLDLRYADLDAVNRARRPLAKPIKPSDILHPERGHEVAKELGVPYYETSIVAQFGVKDVFDNAIRAALISRRHLQFWKSHLKKVQRPLLQAPFLPPRPPRPVVGIPDPPAVDGEGPDSLFCQPLCADILFLLQGGTTRVFAHKVYLATSCSKFYDLFTLDLEGAGGDWEGAAAGEGCEEEEEEQSRRGAKEQAGRTKSLDIDKDLEGGSQGPKQSLLPQQGSLRTSQSDNALPVRSQCVGGSLGASRTLLGWGRGFLSVCLEHVEDPVTGRPRLMTVVSMDSLIQKRPFQAVLQYLYTGHLDEGRGDLMQVATIAELLEVFDLRMMVANVLNRESFMNQEITKAFHVRRANRIKECLSKGTFADVVFRLDDGYLPAHKPLLISSCDWMAAMFRGSFMESYVNEVSILNTSSACMRAVLEYLYCGSLTPSPDLQPMELIVLANRLCLPRLVALTEQHAVEELLQLAGNSVDIDGQVLTYLEMAQFHNAKQLSAWCLHHICTNYNSICRKFPKDMKAMSPDNQKHFEKHRWPPVWFLKEEDRYLRSQKEREREEELLRKQHTKRGWCFWRHSSSSAPHVS